GCCCCCTGTTTCTACTGCTCGAAGATATTGCGCAACTACAAAAACTGCGCCGCATCTACTATAACGACCCTAATGATGATGATGATGATGATGATGATGATGATGTACATGATAGTAATGAAGATGCGATGGCTGATGGTAAGAACCGGCAACAACAACAACAGCATCCGGAGATAGCAAGCCCAACATCCGGAAGAACAGTTTTTTATGCCCGCCTTGTTTTGCAAATTATTAATCATCCGTTTCTAAAAATTTTTGCCCCTAACGAGGTCGAAGAGCTATCTAAAAAAATAGTTAAAACAAACCGATTGTATTGGTATGCCGAAAATATTAAATTAAACTTGCCGCACCCTGTTTTTGAGCTTGTTTTTACCCCCCTGCATACATTTGTTGATTATATTAACTGCTTTCAAAAAATTATACTGGCTGTTTTTGAGGCTTTGCACGCACCCCCTGTCGCCCAAACCACTACCGGAGAAGAAGAAGATGATGACGATGTACTAAACCAAAAACCTACGGAGCAAAACCTGTTAAATAACGATACTACGCCAAATAAAAACGAGGCCCTAACCACTCCCAACACCAACAAAATTGAGGTTGAGTTGGCGTTTCATTTATACCGAATTGTACAACAATTAGCCGATGCTTTGCAACGCTATGGCCGAATGATTGACCCAGACCTGTTTTGGCGTTTATTGCGCGAAGCTGTTTTTAACACTAAAGTTCCCTTTGAAGGCGAGCCGTTAATGGGGCTTCAAATAATGGGCTTATTAGATACCCGCGCTTTGGATTTTAAAAAAATAATAATTATGGGCTTAAACGAAGGAAACATCCCTACGTCGAGGCCGCAAATAACTTTTATACCTTATGGGCTGCGCCGTGCTTTTAATATGCGCACCTTTAGCGAACTCGACAGCATTTTTGCCTACAATTTTTACAGGTTACTACAGCGCTGCGACGAGGCTTGTTTAATATACAATACCGAGGTTGGCAAAACAGGTGCAGCCGAGCGAAGCAGGTTTTTATTGCAACTCGAAAACGAACTGCCACAGGTCGCCGTAACAGCCGGCAACAGCCAAGTAAAGCTACAAACCATACTGCCGCAAATTAAACTTAGTCCCCCTTTACCCAATTTGCCGCCCGTGCAGGTAGTTAAAACACCCGAAATTATGGCTAAGTTACACCGCTATAACCATGCCTCGCCAAACCAAGAAGAAAAGGGGTGGTTGTCGGCATCGGCAATAATTACCTATTTAACTTGCCCCATGCAGTTTTATTTAAAATATGTTGCCGGCCTCAAAGAATCCATAGACTTAGAAGAAGAAATGCAAGCTAATACATTTGGCAATATTGTTCACCGGGCAGTTGAATTGTTGTACGAAAAAACAAAACAGCAAACACTAACCAAAAACGAGGTAGAAAAACTATACTATAACGATAAACTTATTGAAAAAAACTTGCTTAAAGCATTTAAAGACAATGATTTTGACCACTGGCGCACCGGACAAAATAGAATTATGAAGGAAATTATGTTTAATATGGTAAAAAAAGTTTTAGAAATAGATGCCGATAATGCCCCTTTTGAAATAATTGACCTTGAAACAAAAGAATTTCAAGTGGTTTTACCGCTGCCAGCACAAACCGGATTAAAATTAGAAATTCGCCTGCAAAGTGGTATTGACCGTTTAGATAAAATAATTGCGCCAAACCAAACCACTTTAACCCGGGTGATTGACTATAAAACCGGCGAGGCAACTATTGCATCGCCTAAAAAAGGTACACCTTTAACAGATTATTTAGACAAATATTTTACCGACACACAGTATAAAGCCGGATTTCAAGTTTATTTTTACAGTTATTTATACCATAAACTAAACCCCGACGCCACAATTTTACCCTGCATTTATAGCCTTAAAAAAGCCAATAACCCCTACCTTCGCTTGCAGGGGGGGCAGGGGCTTGGAAACGAGTTTTTTACCCTTTTTGAAGAAAAATTGCAAGCCCTTTTAATCGAAATTTTCGACCCATCGAAGCCGTTTATCCAAAATACAAGCCCTAAGGCATACCAATATTCACCGTTTAGGGGCATGGTGAACACCTGCGAATAATAACACTGCGAGGACAGCGGAGAGGGTATTCCTCGTTGAGGGAGTGGGGCGAGTAAGGCATCCGGAGAAAGAAAATAACTGCTCAATTCTATTCTTTGTCTTTATCTTTTATAATAATGTATTTGATTTCAAGGGGTGTTGGTGGGTTTTGTTGTTGATTTTCATTAGGCGTAATAGCCGGGTTTGTAGGGTTTTGTTGCTGATGCAACTGGTTAATAAAGTCAATAAGGTCTTTGGGTGGGGGTGGGGGTACCCACCATGGGTTTTCGTGGGCATTTAAAGGGTCTTCTTGGGGGGAAGGCGGTAATATTATTTTTTTGGGTGCAGTTGCCTGTAAATAGTTTTTATGTAAAAAAGCTACAGATATACCTGCCACAGCTCCGGCTATATGCCCCTCGAAAGAAACACCTTTCATTAAGGGTAATAACCCCCAAACCATACTACCATATACAAAAACCATCATTAGCGATAAAGCCATTGAGCGCCTGTCGCCGCGCAAAATTCCGGATGCAAATAAAAAAAAGGCAAATCCATAAACAATACCACTTGCCCCAATATGTCTTACGGGGTCGCCGCTAAGGGTTTCGCTGCGGGCAATTAGCCAGGTAATTGTACCGGCTATTAACCAAATTTGCCACACAACGCGCCAGGCAATAGGGCGGTATAATTGCAATAGCAAAAAGCCTAAAAACAATAAAGGCGCTGAGTTTGATGCTAAATGGGCATAATCGCCAAGGGCTTCAAAAGGCCTGGCGTTGCCATGCACCAAAGGCATGGTTAATATGCCAGGCAGCCCTTCGAGGTGGCGCGGCCAAAGGCCCCAGTTTTCAAAATTATAATAGCCAAAACGTTCCATTATTTTAATCAGCCACAAAAAACTAACAAAAAATAACGGTATAAAGAGGCTTTCTTTAAAGTGTTGTTTTTCAGTTATTTCCATATAGTAAAATTTACTTCATTGAGTTTTTTTTATGTTAATACTTGCACAATTTGAGCGAAACTATTACCTTTGTCGCTTCTTAAGAGGAAGAAATAAGAAAAGGCTTATTAATTTTTATCGTCCATTTTTAAAAAAAACTGTTTAATTATACTTAAAAAAATGCCAAACCACCCTTATTAGCTTAGTTAGTTAATAGGCATCCGGATTTTTCATTGTTTGTGCATTTGCTGCTATCTATATAACATAATAATAATTTTTATATTCAATTTTTGCTGGGATTTTCTTTAAAAACTATTTGATTTCTTTTATCTCCGCCCAGCTACAAAAATCCACCTTTGCCTTATGGAGCGATGTAAACACATTTGCTGTGCGTTTTTAATTTTTTTTTGTTGGTTTCTGTTTCCGGCGGCAAATACACAAGCCGCTTTGTTTTTAGAACCTAACCCCGAAACAATTAATCTGCCTCCGGCTACTTTGGCACTGTTTTCTTCAGAAGAATATAGTCGTAAAATCTCTCTAATAAAATCGGAATTGCCCCTTATTTGTAACAACCAGGTTGTGCGTCAAATCGAATCGTACACCGGAAGAAACAAAGAATTATCGCAAAAAGTTTTAGGCTTAACCACTGTTTATTTTCCGGTTTTTGAGCAAATATTAGTAGCCAATGGCGTGCCAATAGATTTTAAATATCTTACCATCATCGAGTCGGCTTTAAATCCAAACGCAGGTTCGCCTATGGGTGCGCGTGGATTGTGGCAGTTTATGCCCGGAACCGCTCGGAGTTATGGGCTCAAAATTAATAATTATTTAGACGAACGCCGCGACCCTCACCGCAGTACTGAGGCTGCCGCTAAATATTTGAGCCGCCTTTATGACGAGTTTGGCGACTGGTTTTTAGTACTGGCGGCTTATAATTGTGGCGATGCAAAAGTAAAACGCATCGTAAAACAATTGGGCGGCAATGTATCGTACTGGGACATACAACCTTATTTGCCCCGCGAAACACGAAATTTTGTTCCGGCTTTTATTGCAACTATGTATTGGATTAACTACTATTTTGACCACGATTTGCAATATACCATGCCTCTCGACCCGCCAAATTTTAATAGCTCTGACACCTTGTTATTGCGCGGTCGAATTAAGTTAGAAACAGTGGCCAATTACCTTAAAATGCCACTCTCAAAATTTCAAGCCTTAAATCCGGCATTAGTTAAATCAGAAATTCCAGCCGATAACAAGCATTATCCGCTTAGGGTTCCGTTTATAGAAAAATATGAACTCAGTCAAAATATAAAGGCTATTTACGATGGCAATATACCCGAACCCGTTGACGCAGACCCTACACCGACACCAAATTATATAGCGTGGGAAGCCAACAGCGAGGAAACAAAAGAGGCTAAAGCCAAAGAAGAAAACGATGGATTTACCGTCAGTTACCCGTCAACGTATAATATGCCCACTGATGATTCGGCTATACCACCGATAGATGACGATAAAACTTATTATATTGATGCCGATGGAAATATTGCTTGGAAATTAATTACACCTATTGCCGGAAAAACGACTGCTATGGCTAAAAAAAATCCGGATAAACCTGCGAAAAGAAATAAAGTATCGGCAAAAAATGCAAAACCAACAGTCAAAATAGTTCAAGAAACGATTGAGAATACTAATATTGCCGCCGAGGAGATTATTCCGGAGCCTGCTACTGACGATTACTATATTGACGAAAATGGCTATATTGCATGGGAACCTGTTACAAAAATATCTAAACCGGATGCCGATGAACCGGCTACAAAATTAAGCACAAAAGAAAAGGTTACGAAAAAAGCTGGTACTTCTAAAAAAACAGCCACTTCAAAGCCCAAATCAATAACTACCAAAGACCCAATACCCGCCGCCAAAGAGACAATTGTAACAGAAATAGAAAAAACTACCTTGTTGCCCCCTGACGAAGATATTAATGCCAACAACAATACCCCCGAAACTGAAAACAACGGCGAAAACAATGACACCTATTTTTACGACGAAAACGGCAATATAGCTTGGATACCCGTTGGTGAAACCACTAACACTAATACTAATACAATTGTTAATACGTCTGGCAATAATCAATCCATGCAAACCCTCCTTGATGGCAACAACGAAGACGAAAAATTTTTAGACCCCAAAGATTATGACGATGAAATTGCCATAAGCGAAAAACCGACTAAAAAAATAAGCGCTAAAAATTCCCAAAAGCCCTCGGTAACTACAAAAAAACAACAACTTAAAACTATTACCTATACCGTAAAAAACGGCGATAGTTTATGGGACATAGCCAATAAATACCCCTTAAATAGTGTTAGCGTTATTAAAAAGAATAATAAACTAAAAGGCAATGCCTTAGATGTGGGCATGAAATTAAAACTGCTGGCAAAATAAAAATTAGGGTAACTACACAGGTTGTAGTTTGAAGATTAAGTTTAGGTAAGATAATACCTCTAAGTTTCTTTTACGAAGGGTATCAATAACAGAGCGGATGATACAAAAGGCGTCTTGCCCCGATTTAAATTGTCCGGATATTTTTTGCTTAACCTTAATGTTTCTAATGGCTCTTTCAGAGGCATTATTATCGGGGGGTATGTCTAAATTATAAAGACAGGGCGTTAAAAAATTTCTGTATTTAATCATAGATGTTTGAAAAGTGAGGGTATTAGGGTATTGTTCTTTATGTATTGTTATCAATAGCAAGTCGTTAAGTTTTTGTTCAATTTCTTTGGCTTCTTTGTCTTGTTCGTAACAGGGTTTGTCATTTTTAACCAAGGTTTTTCGGGTATCAAAAATAGCGGTCAAGAGTTGCCTAAATTGCAGGGCAAAAGGGTGGTTTTCAGTTTCTTGTAAGAAGATAATATTTCTTTGTAAGTGTGCCAAACACATCTGATACCCTTTGGTAAAGGCATTTAATTGAGCTGCCCAGCGGTCGGTTACTAAAACGGTGTGGGCTAATTTATTGCCCCAAATCTTCTCGATGGTTTCTGCACCTCGATTTTTAGAGGCGGCAATAAAGGTGTTTTTTAGGTTTTGCCAAACCCATATCCACCATTTTTGTCCATTGACTTTAGCACCCGTTTCATCAGAGCCAACAACTTTACTTGCAGCGATTTGGGTTTTTATTATCTGATAAACGCCCTCACTCTTTTTGCTGCATCTTTCCAAAATATTGCCTATTGTTCCCTGCGAAATGAGCAAAGAAAATACTTGAGCAAACAGGTTTTGAAGACGCACAAATGGAATATGTTGATACACAGAAAGATAAGATACAAACGACTCCACCGTACTGCCATATTGAATAGGGCTATTAACACCCAAGTGGAAAATCGGCTACCTGCTTGGCATTCCCGACAAGTGCAGCTATATTGACGATATTCTTCATAAATGGGCAATATCGGAGGAATTTCTACAACTTGGCGCTTAGCCCTCAAAGTATAGGTCGAACCGCTTAACGACGCACCGCAATTTTGGCAATATTCACTTTTTAAGTCTATAATTTTGTCAGGTACAGCCTGCATTGCTAAGGTCGTACCTTCATAACCAGGCTGACCACCGCCTTTTTGTCGCTTTTAAGCCGAAGGCTTTTTGTTTTTGCAGGTCTGTATATATCACTCGATGGTGGCAGGGATGAATTATGCGAATCTTTTTTGATAACAGGTTTTGATAACTGTTCAAGCAATAGTTTTACCTTTGCCGTCAAGGAAACTACCTCCTGGCGAAGTTGCGCATTCTCGGCCCGTAACCATTTTGCTTCTTGCTCTGTCATAGCCGCTAAGGTAACCTTTTTTCTTTAGTCAATAAAATATTGTTTTTTAACACCTACCTGAGTAGTTACAAATCTTTTAATCCGTTTTAGACAAAAAAATTACCTTAACAGCGTACAATTACCCTTTAGCAATTCGGTATTTCCGGATAGGGGGTTAGTATAGGTAAGTACATAGGCATATACGCCTACGGGGGCGGGGGCGTTGTTGTGCGTTCCATCCCAGCCCGATTGCGCCGCGCCGCTATACACCACCTGCCCTAATCGGTTGTAGATAGATAGGTGGGCTTGCATGGTTTCTTTGTTCGATGCTACTAAGGCAAATATATCGTTTATGCCATCGTTGTTGGGGCTAAAAGCGGTGGGCAGGTCTATTTTTGCGCTTTGTTTGGGTTTGGTTGCGCCCTTAGAAGGCAGGTACTGCCCCGGTGTGTAACTGCTGGTATCTTTGGGGGGCAGGTAAAACCAAAGCGAGCTATCTATGGCTGCTGCTTGGGGGTTGTAGGGAGAGGGGCTAAATTGGGTGCTGCAATCTATTACTTTAATGGTAATAGAATCGAGGTACGACCACGAGCAATTATTACCCACCTGCACATAATAGGTTGTGGTTTGGGTGGGGCAGGCAGGCGGCGGATTGGCGGTGGTATCGGCAAAGCCAGGCGGATTGCTATACCACAGTATTTGGGTATTGGGCAGGGTATCGCGCACCCACACTTGTAGGTTTACACAATACAAACTATCTACACATAATTTAGTGGTATTGTTGGTGGTATAGGCTTGTATTTGGTTGGCATCCTCAATATATATTGGCGACAAATTATCGAGCAATAAGCCATTAGCTTGATTAATGATGGAATCGGGTATAACCTCAATACGCAAATGCGTGTATGTTTGCTTGGGTACAAAGCTAATGGTATCGCGGTACCAAAACCAAGGCAGTTCGTCTCCGTGGGTTTGGGCGGTATGCAGCAGTTGGTCGTGTAAACACGAGTCGGTACCCGCCCAAACCTCATACACTGCTTCAATATAATTTAAAGCAGGGGCTAAATCGCATATATCCACATAAAAAAAGTGTTTTTTATTGGGTAACATAGGACATTCTAAACGCTGCCCTATAGCTTCCCAATCTATTATACCAACAAAGGTCTCGCCATGCGAAGGGCCTAAAAACCAAAATATAGTATCAAAAATATCGGGTGTCAAAGCGCATATATGCCAATCGTCTGCCATGTAGTTTGGGTCGCCTGTAAATGGTATTCCTTCTAACGAAGGATTTTTTATGGGTATGTAATTAGTGGGTAATTGCCAAAAAAGCAACCATATATAAACAAACATAAGGCACAAAAATGCGCCTGCCTATTACAATGCAATGGGCAGGCGGGTTAAAAAAAATCTTAATGGTTGTTAATTAGTAGTTTGCCAGTATAAATTACACTATTATTGCGTAGTATTTTATACAAATACAAGCCATTTAATAGGTGTTGCAAACTAATGGTACTGCCATTTTGTTGGGTGTTTATGCTTTTTCCGGTTAGGTCGTATAATTCAAACGTTATGCCATTGCCATCACCAAGTAAAAAAACTCTATCGTTTTTAACAAAAAACGGAGGTGTTAATGCAGGGGTTTGTGGTGTTTGATTTTGATGTTTACCTGTTTGGTATGCTTCGCTAATTTCGGCATCGCAGTTTTCGTCAAAAATTAGTTGTAAATTAAAAAGGGTATTGTAAACCGCCCGCGCTTTGTAAACAGTTCTGCCACCGCGTATGGGGCAGGTATTGGCTATTTTTGTTATATCGTCTGCATCTTGTTTCGTATAACTGTATTTAAAGCCCAAATTGGCATTTACCAATA
The sequence above is drawn from the Sphingobacteriales bacterium genome and encodes:
- a CDS encoding IS66 family transposase, with protein sequence MESFVSYLSVYQHIPFVRLQNLFAQVFSLLISQGTIGNILERCSKKSEGVYQIIKTQIAASKVVGSDETGAKVNGQKWWIWVWQNLKNTFIAASKNRGAETIEKIWGNKLAHTVLVTDRWAAQLNAFTKGYQMCLAHLQRNIIFLQETENHPFALQFRQLLTAIFDTRKTLVKNDKPCYEQDKEAKEIEQKLNDLLLITIHKEQYPNTLTFQTSMIKYRNFLTPCLYNLDIPPDNNASERAIRNIKVKQKISGQFKSGQDAFCIIRSVIDTLRKRNLEVLSYLNLIFKLQPV
- a CDS encoding transglycosylase SLT domain-containing protein, which gives rise to MERCKHICCAFLIFFCWFLFPAANTQAALFLEPNPETINLPPATLALFSSEEYSRKISLIKSELPLICNNQVVRQIESYTGRNKELSQKVLGLTTVYFPVFEQILVANGVPIDFKYLTIIESALNPNAGSPMGARGLWQFMPGTARSYGLKINNYLDERRDPHRSTEAAAKYLSRLYDEFGDWFLVLAAYNCGDAKVKRIVKQLGGNVSYWDIQPYLPRETRNFVPAFIATMYWINYYFDHDLQYTMPLDPPNFNSSDTLLLRGRIKLETVANYLKMPLSKFQALNPALVKSEIPADNKHYPLRVPFIEKYELSQNIKAIYDGNIPEPVDADPTPTPNYIAWEANSEETKEAKAKEENDGFTVSYPSTYNMPTDDSAIPPIDDDKTYYIDADGNIAWKLITPIAGKTTAMAKKNPDKPAKRNKVSAKNAKPTVKIVQETIENTNIAAEEIIPEPATDDYYIDENGYIAWEPVTKISKPDADEPATKLSTKEKVTKKAGTSKKTATSKPKSITTKDPIPAAKETIVTEIEKTTLLPPDEDINANNNTPETENNGENNDTYFYDENGNIAWIPVGETTNTNTNTIVNTSGNNQSMQTLLDGNNEDEKFLDPKDYDDEIAISEKPTKKISAKNSQKPSVTTKKQQLKTITYTVKNGDSLWDIANKYPLNSVSVIKKNNKLKGNALDVGMKLKLLAK
- a CDS encoding gliding motility-associated C-terminal domain-containing protein; the protein is MFVYIWLLFWQLPTNYIPIKNPSLEGIPFTGDPNYMADDWHICALTPDIFDTIFWFLGPSHGETFVGIIDWEAIGQRLECPMLPNKKHFFYVDICDLAPALNYIEAVYEVWAGTDSCLHDQLLHTAQTHGDELPWFWYRDTISFVPKQTYTHLRIEVIPDSIINQANGLLLDNLSPIYIEDANQIQAYTTNNTTKLCVDSLYCVNLQVWVRDTLPNTQILWYSNPPGFADTTANPPPACPTQTTTYYVQVGNNCSWSYLDSITIKVIDCSTQFSPSPYNPQAAAIDSSLWFYLPPKDTSSYTPGQYLPSKGATKPKQSAKIDLPTAFSPNNDGINDIFALVASNKETMQAHLSIYNRLGQVVYSGAAQSGWDGTHNNAPAPVGVYAYVLTYTNPLSGNTELLKGNCTLLR
- a CDS encoding IS66 family transposase zinc-finger binding domain-containing protein, yielding MQAVPDKIIDLKSEYCQNCGASLSGSTYTLRAKRQVVEIPPILPIYEEYRQYSCTCRECQAGSRFSTWVLIALFNMAVRWSRLYLIFLCINIFHLCVFKTCLLKYFLCSFRREQ
- a CDS encoding rhomboid family intramembrane serine protease; translated protein: MERFGYYNFENWGLWPRHLEGLPGILTMPLVHGNARPFEALGDYAHLASNSAPLLFLGFLLLQLYRPIAWRVVWQIWLIAGTITWLIARSETLSGDPVRHIGASGIVYGFAFFLFASGILRGDRRSMALSLMMVFVYGSMVWGLLPLMKGVSFEGHIAGAVAGISVAFLHKNYLQATAPKKIILPPSPQEDPLNAHENPWWVPPPPPKDLIDFINQLHQQQNPTNPAITPNENQQQNPPTPLEIKYIIIKDKDKE
- a CDS encoding PD-(D/E)XK nuclease family protein → MNQSFLQYVANDTPFDPQNLKALKDYCFVFPSKRAGTYFTRILAKKFGSQPFWKPHILSIAEFTNQISGLVIADQITLTFELFEVYSQFEPSIQLDTFYSWAAIILQDFDEVDKSLVAAEALFANLKTRKQLDEAFELPEEQFAFLRHFWNIVLQHYPDANASDATASNNEMVNEFMRIWQCLGQVYIGFRQRLFNNGLAYEGMAQRLLLEQLSNKKMRLPFTHIVFAGFNALTPVEKGLIDYAVKEQNALVYWDADYFYLENENHEAGKFIREYYQTYKNHEQHKWGGLTNFTQQPININMVGVPLKIAQAQYAGAQVGQWLTANNNQNLQPNEVCIIPGDDSLLLPVLHALPAQIGALNITASYPLRHSPLFLLLEDIAQLQKLRRIYYNDPNDDDDDDDDDDVHDSNEDAMADGKNRQQQQQHPEIASPTSGRTVFYARLVLQIINHPFLKIFAPNEVEELSKKIVKTNRLYWYAENIKLNLPHPVFELVFTPLHTFVDYINCFQKIILAVFEALHAPPVAQTTTGEEEDDDDVLNQKPTEQNLLNNDTTPNKNEALTTPNTNKIEVELAFHLYRIVQQLADALQRYGRMIDPDLFWRLLREAVFNTKVPFEGEPLMGLQIMGLLDTRALDFKKIIIMGLNEGNIPTSRPQITFIPYGLRRAFNMRTFSELDSIFAYNFYRLLQRCDEACLIYNTEVGKTGAAERSRFLLQLENELPQVAVTAGNSQVKLQTILPQIKLSPPLPNLPPVQVVKTPEIMAKLHRYNHASPNQEEKGWLSASAIITYLTCPMQFYLKYVAGLKESIDLEEEMQANTFGNIVHRAVELLYEKTKQQTLTKNEVEKLYYNDKLIEKNLLKAFKDNDFDHWRTGQNRIMKEIMFNMVKKVLEIDADNAPFEIIDLETKEFQVVLPLPAQTGLKLEIRLQSGIDRLDKIIAPNQTTLTRVIDYKTGEATIASPKKGTPLTDYLDKYFTDTQYKAGFQVYFYSYLYHKLNPDATILPCIYSLKKANNPYLRLQGGQGLGNEFFTLFEEKLQALLIEIFDPSKPFIQNTSPKAYQYSPFRGMVNTCE